A genomic region of Podarcis raffonei isolate rPodRaf1 chromosome 13, rPodRaf1.pri, whole genome shotgun sequence contains the following coding sequences:
- the METTL16 gene encoding RNA N6-adenosine-methyltransferase METTL16, which produces MALNKSMHARNRYKDKPPDFAYLASKYPEFKQHVQINLSGRVSVNFKDPEAVRALTCTLLKEDFGLQIDIPLERLIPTVPLRLNYIHWVEDLIAQQDAAAKDSATWGIDIGTGASCIYPLLGATLNGWYFIATEVDDVCFSFAKKNVEQNNLSNLIKVVKVPQKTLLLDALEEESGVVYDFCMCNPPFFANQLEAKGVNSRNPRRPPPSSVNTGGITEIMAEGGELEFVKRIIHDSLQLKKRLRWYSCMLGKKCSLAPLKEELRVHGVPKVTHTEFCQGRTMRWALAWSFYENVKVPSPPSKKRKLEKPRKPITFLVLASTAKELATKASSVGIDAVEGMAVVAAWIRKILTDLKVQHKCIPCGKDEISLFLTAVENSWIHLRRKKRDRVRQLRELPRASVDFLQATTEGKNLNDASNITEGDQGGPAGGDKEGLAEDDRGGPGEDNGGRCTEDGKDRSTENALAGLGCSLGSREDGRLNRAPDTEEENLEGHTKENSQAEEPAVVLASLEVSSDGKEERSKDFGTGCLGIEIGEGANISSEWFLFKCMLVVKKEGDDSLVEMHWIEGQNRDLMNQLCTYLKNQIFRLATT; this is translated from the exons ATGGCCCTCAACAAATCAATGCACGCGAGGAACAGATACAAGGACAAGCCGCCGGATTTCGCTTACCTGGCGTCCAAGTACCCGGAATTTAAACAACACGTGCAGATAAATTTGTCCGGGAGGGTGAG TGTGAACTTCAAGGATCCAGAAGCGGTGAGAGCCTTAACATGCACCCTGTTGAAAGAAGACTTTGGACTACAAATTGACATACCTTTGGAAAGGCTCATTCCGACTGTCCCCTTGAGGCTCAACTATATCCACTGGGTCGAAGATCTGATTGCTCAGCAGGACGCTGCTGCTAAAGATTCAGCTACATGGGGAATAGACATAG GAACAGGTGCCTCTTGTATTTACCCATTACTCGGTGCAACTTTGAATGGATGgtatttcattgcaacagaagTGGATGATGTGTGTTTCAGCTTTGCCAAGAAAAATGTGGAACAAAACAACTTATCCAACCTTATAAAAG tGGTTAAAGTACCACAAAAGACACTCCTGCTGGATGCCTTAGAAGAAGAGTCTGGGGTCGTCTATGATTTCTGCATGTGCAACCCTCCTTTTTTTGCCAACCAGCTGGAAGCAAAG GGAGTAAATTCTCGTAATCCCAGAAGACCCCCTCCCAGCTCTGTCAACACTGGAGGGATCACTGAGATCATGGCTGAAGGAGGAGAGCTGGAATTTGTCAAGAGAATAATCCACGATAGCCTGCAGCTTAAAAAAAGATTACG GTGGTACAGTTGCATGCTGGGGAAGAAGTGCAGCCTGGCACCCCTGAAAGAGGAGCTTCGGGTCCATGGG GTTCCTAAAGTCACCCACACCGAATTCTGTCAAGGTCGTACCATGAGGTGGGCGCTGGCTTGGAGCTTCTATGAAAACGTCAAAGTGCCA tCGCCTCCTTCTAAGAAACGAAAGCTAGAGAAGCCTCGGAAACCAATCACATTCCTAGTCTTGGCATCTACAGCTAAAGAGTTAGCTACTAAAGCTTCCTCAGTGGGGATTGATGCTGTTGAAGGGATGGCAGTAGTTGCAGCATGGATTAGAAAAATCCTCACCGACCTGAAG GTGCAGCACAAATGCATTCCCTGCGGGAAAGACGAGATCAGTTTGTTCCTAACGGCAGTAGAAAACTCCTGGATTCACTTGCGGAGAAAGAAGAGGGATCGTGTCAGGCAGCTGCGCGAACTTCCTCGAGCCTCTGTAGATTTCCTCCAAGCCACAACAGAAGGAAAGAACCTGAACGATGCAAGTAACATCACAGAAGGCGACCAAGGTGGGCCTGCTGGAGGAGACAAGGAAGGACTTGCTGAAGATGACAGAGGTGGCCCTGGGGAAGACAACGGAGGTAGGTGCACAGAAGATGGAAAAGACAGATCCACAGAAAATGCATTGGCGGGACTTGGTTGCAGCCTTGGGTCACGAGAGGATGGCAGACTGAATAGAGCACCTGATACTGAAGAAGAAAACCTCGAGGGACATACCAAAGAAAACAGCCAAGCAGAGGAACCGGCTGTTGTTTTAGCAAGCTTAGAAGTTTCCAgtgatggaaaagaggagaggtcCAAGGACTTTGGCACTGGTTGCCTAGGTATTGAAATTGGAGAGGGTGCCAACATCTCTAGTGAATGGTTCCTTTTCAAGTGTATGTTAGTTGTGAAGAAAGAAGGGGACGATTCTTTAGTAGAAATGCACTGGATTGAGGGGCAAAACAGAGACTTAATGAACCAGCTGTGTACCTATTTAAAGAACCAAATTTTTCGGTTGGCCACAACATGA